Proteins encoded in a region of the Ancylobacter sp. SL191 genome:
- a CDS encoding beta strand repeat-containing protein, protein MHIAVLTLLSRPLVAAPSGLSLQILMSSAALCALTASAAAQSTAPSIGTSTLSSTTQTGSTGGSGQNAQGVCDYPPYPGAGGGTANSAIIDFTTGLNSGATYNATMALATAVGGQGGAGGSGGSCYGGDPGGAGGGGGYVQIETSTQSGTYTFTYTGVVGISQGGRGGNGGSTSNVSFQGGGGGAGGSGSEVFIENYVALTTTGPDSYGIWAQSVGGQGGNGGNETSSVSSGNGGAAGAGGTGGQVEVFNFAPITSETTAIFAQSIGGNGGDGGSANGWYGGVSGGGGYGGDSGQVNVMNGDKSNATLITSGAGAYGIYAQSVGGGGGNAGVAAGLTALGGSGGPAGYGGAVEVLNYSSITTTGGSAAAIFAQSIGGAGGSGGMAFSGAPDLAVALGGSGGNGGDGQQIAAINFGDLCTGACNGSGTPTSAGGSYGILAQSIGGGGGAGGFGLSGSASLVAGVSLTVGGTGGKGGGGSSIFVGNTGNITTSEINSAGILAQAIGGGGGAGGGSVAFDLSGGVSAAIAHGGSGGDGGGTSPVGVNCNTYSGNSGNNGACSTITFTGWQTITGPASSALILTQGDSSPGIVAQSIGGGGGAGGYAVSLSGSSVGGFSLAFGGAGAGAGDGSDVYTGTNAASITTNGDDSSGLVGQSIGGGGGVGGASISGTVTTGSAIGIGVGGSGGGGGNSTSVTADNSGGVITTNGERSHGILAQAIGGGGGAGGNTISVNAGSIAGSLAVGGTGGTGGTGGEVWVYNQNSTVNSSYGSADITVNGPGSSAIMAQSIGGGGGSGGFSVNADLSISASAGITVGGAGGAGNSAGDVTVQNYGALTSNYGGAPVLLAQSIGGGGGNGGFVTSGDFSGDGAFSLAVGGGGGAGSNSGNVTVTSYGAIIGAAGTYGTQPRGTAPGVLAQSLGGGGGNGGFAASGDFAGAASGSLDIGGAGGSGGAASGATITLYDAVTMNGPLSPGVVGQSIGGQGGNGGFAVAGGLSEGLSAGVNLGGAGGAGGTSSNVTIQTQDVTSNGYNQSAGIIAQSIGGNGGNGGWDIAGALGSGASAPVSIGGTGGAGGAGNGTVQVTAEGSTSTSGLFSPGIIAQNIGGNGGNGGFTASAAGSVVFASSVDVGGGGGAGGGAYDVTVSASDMVTTGADQSIGILAQAIGGSGGNGGFAIAGSGATGGGDAKVSVGGASATGGGAAAASRAAPSPSRRLTSPPMAICRPAFSPSPSAARAAMAGRAEPSVSPASAKAPTAWRRASPSAAAEPRAAMAPRCR, encoded by the coding sequence ATGCACATCGCCGTCCTGACGTTGCTGTCTCGGCCGCTGGTCGCTGCCCCTTCCGGCCTGTCCCTGCAGATCCTGATGTCGTCGGCGGCACTGTGTGCGCTGACCGCATCTGCCGCCGCACAGAGCACGGCACCGTCGATCGGGACGAGCACCCTTTCCAGCACCACGCAGACGGGCTCCACGGGAGGCAGCGGCCAGAATGCCCAGGGGGTCTGCGATTACCCGCCTTATCCGGGGGCGGGTGGCGGCACGGCAAACTCCGCCATCATCGACTTCACGACCGGATTGAACTCCGGCGCGACCTATAACGCGACCATGGCTCTGGCGACCGCGGTCGGCGGGCAGGGCGGCGCGGGCGGCAGCGGCGGCAGCTGTTATGGCGGCGATCCCGGCGGTGCTGGCGGCGGCGGCGGCTATGTGCAGATCGAGACCAGCACGCAGTCGGGCACTTACACCTTTACCTATACGGGGGTCGTCGGCATTTCGCAGGGGGGGCGCGGCGGCAATGGCGGCAGCACCTCCAATGTCAGCTTTCAGGGCGGCGGCGGCGGCGCGGGCGGAAGCGGCAGCGAAGTCTTCATCGAGAACTACGTCGCGCTGACGACCACGGGTCCGGACTCCTACGGTATCTGGGCGCAGAGCGTCGGCGGGCAGGGCGGCAATGGCGGCAACGAGACCAGCTCCGTCAGCAGCGGCAATGGCGGCGCCGCCGGCGCCGGCGGGACCGGCGGCCAGGTCGAGGTTTTCAACTTCGCCCCCATCACCTCAGAGACGACGGCCATCTTCGCCCAGAGCATCGGCGGGAATGGCGGCGACGGCGGCAGCGCCAACGGATGGTACGGCGGCGTGTCCGGCGGCGGCGGCTATGGCGGCGATAGCGGCCAAGTCAATGTCATGAACGGTGACAAGTCCAATGCGACCCTTATCACCAGCGGCGCGGGCGCCTATGGCATCTATGCCCAGTCGGTCGGCGGCGGCGGCGGCAATGCGGGCGTGGCGGCGGGCCTGACCGCGCTCGGGGGCTCGGGCGGACCCGCCGGCTATGGTGGGGCGGTCGAGGTTCTCAACTATTCCAGCATCACCACGACCGGCGGCTCGGCCGCCGCCATCTTCGCCCAATCGATCGGGGGTGCCGGCGGCTCGGGGGGCATGGCCTTCTCCGGTGCTCCCGACCTCGCGGTAGCGCTGGGTGGATCGGGTGGCAATGGCGGCGACGGTCAGCAGATCGCGGCGATCAATTTCGGCGACCTGTGCACCGGTGCCTGTAACGGGAGCGGCACGCCGACTTCGGCGGGCGGCTCCTACGGCATCCTCGCCCAGTCCATCGGCGGGGGCGGCGGCGCGGGCGGATTCGGACTCTCGGGGTCCGCCTCGCTGGTCGCGGGCGTGTCGCTGACCGTGGGCGGTACCGGCGGCAAAGGTGGCGGCGGCTCCAGCATCTTCGTGGGCAATACCGGCAACATCACCACCTCTGAAATCAATTCCGCCGGCATTCTCGCCCAGGCGATCGGCGGGGGCGGCGGTGCGGGCGGCGGCAGCGTGGCGTTCGATCTCTCGGGCGGGGTCTCGGCGGCCATCGCCCATGGCGGGTCCGGTGGCGACGGCGGTGGTACAAGCCCGGTAGGGGTGAACTGCAACACCTATTCCGGCAATTCCGGCAATAACGGCGCCTGCTCCACCATCACCTTCACCGGTTGGCAGACCATCACTGGACCGGCCAGTTCCGCGCTGATCCTGACCCAGGGCGATAGTTCCCCTGGCATCGTCGCCCAGTCGATCGGCGGGGGCGGCGGCGCGGGCGGCTATGCCGTGTCGCTGTCCGGTTCCTCCGTCGGAGGCTTCTCGCTGGCGTTCGGGGGGGCGGGCGCCGGCGCCGGCGATGGCAGCGATGTCTATACCGGCACCAATGCCGCCAGCATCACCACCAATGGCGACGATTCCTCCGGCCTCGTCGGCCAGTCCATCGGCGGTGGCGGCGGCGTGGGTGGCGCGTCGATTTCCGGCACCGTCACCACCGGGTCGGCCATCGGCATCGGGGTGGGCGGATCCGGCGGCGGGGGTGGGAACTCGACCTCGGTCACCGCCGACAATTCCGGCGGCGTCATCACCACCAATGGCGAACGCTCCCATGGCATTCTCGCCCAGGCCATCGGCGGCGGCGGCGGCGCTGGCGGCAACACCATTTCGGTGAATGCGGGCTCGATCGCCGGCAGCCTCGCCGTGGGCGGGACCGGTGGCACTGGCGGCACGGGCGGCGAGGTCTGGGTCTATAATCAGAACAGCACCGTCAACAGCAGCTATGGTTCCGCGGACATCACCGTCAATGGTCCGGGGTCAAGCGCCATCATGGCGCAATCCATCGGCGGCGGCGGCGGCAGCGGTGGCTTCAGCGTAAATGCGGATCTCAGCATCTCCGCGTCCGCCGGCATCACGGTCGGCGGCGCCGGCGGAGCGGGCAACAGCGCCGGCGACGTGACGGTGCAGAATTACGGCGCGCTCACCTCCAATTATGGCGGCGCGCCCGTCCTGCTCGCGCAGTCGATCGGCGGGGGCGGCGGCAATGGCGGCTTTGTCACTAGCGGCGATTTCTCCGGTGACGGGGCGTTCAGCCTGGCGGTGGGAGGCGGCGGGGGAGCTGGCTCCAATTCCGGCAACGTGACCGTCACCAGCTATGGGGCCATCATCGGCGCGGCGGGCACATACGGCACTCAGCCGCGTGGCACCGCGCCGGGCGTGCTCGCCCAGTCCCTTGGCGGGGGCGGCGGCAATGGCGGGTTCGCCGCCAGCGGCGACTTTGCCGGTGCCGCCTCGGGGAGCCTCGATATCGGCGGCGCTGGCGGCAGCGGTGGGGCGGCGTCCGGGGCGACGATCACCCTCTATGATGCGGTGACGATGAACGGCCCCCTCTCGCCGGGCGTGGTCGGCCAGAGCATTGGCGGGCAGGGCGGTAATGGCGGATTCGCGGTGGCGGGCGGCCTCAGCGAAGGCCTGTCGGCCGGCGTCAATCTGGGCGGTGCGGGTGGCGCTGGCGGTACGTCGTCCAATGTCACCATCCAGACGCAGGATGTGACGTCCAATGGCTATAACCAGTCGGCCGGCATCATCGCGCAGTCCATCGGTGGCAATGGCGGCAATGGCGGCTGGGACATCGCCGGCGCACTCGGCTCGGGTGCGAGCGCACCCGTCAGCATTGGCGGCACCGGCGGCGCGGGAGGCGCCGGCAACGGCACCGTCCAGGTGACGGCCGAGGGCAGCACCTCGACCAGCGGCCTGTTCTCGCCCGGTATCATCGCGCAGAACATTGGCGGCAATGGCGGCAATGGCGGCTTTACCGCCTCGGCGGCGGGCTCTGTCGTCTTCGCCTCCAGCGTCGACGTCGGCGGCGGCGGCGGCGCCGGGGGCGGCGCCTACGATGTTACCGTAAGCGCGTCCGATATGGTCACCACTGGCGCCGACCAGTCCATCGGCATTCTCGCGCAAGCGATCGGCGGCTCGGGCGGTAATGGCGGCTTTGCCATTGCCGGCTCCGGCGCTACCGGCGGCGGCGATGCCAAGGTGTCGGTGGGTGGTGCCAGCGCCACCGGCGGGGGGGCGGCAGCGGCCAGTCGGGCGGCACCGTCACCGTCACGGCGGCTGACATCACCACCAATGGCTATCTGTCGGCCGGCATTCTCGCCCAGTCCATCGGCGGCGCGGGCGGCAATGGCGGGTCGAGCCGAGCCTTCAGTCTCTCCGGCGTCAGCGAAAGCACCGACGGCGTGGCGGCGAGCGTCGCCATCGGCGGCAGCGGAGCCTCGGGCGGCGATGGCGCCTCGGTGCAGGTGA
- a CDS encoding autotransporter outer membrane beta-barrel domain-containing protein: protein MAASVAIGGSGASGGDGASVQVTQNGAIRTGSSGAFSDQSAGIIAQSIGGSGGNGGSADANAAATTASVALAIGGGGASGGSGNGVTVSSNQNGGNGITTIGLHASAILAQSIGGGGGNGGWTQATASSNDYAAGLAIGGFGAGGGDAGTVTVNSGGMLLTYGALSYGILAQSIGGGGGNGGAASSTTDAGAGQEVQGGVTSVAGAGAGQDASTVSSAVSGSSDSQPESSDDGAVSGIAASVTIGGFGGLGGTGAAVTVTNTASILTYGDQASGILAQSIGGGGGNGGASNANANGDSYAASFSLGGGAGDGGDGGGVTITSSGSIQTFGLMAAGLFAQSVGGGGGKGGSSSSTASSGGQAAVSMNLGASGGSGGDGGAVSVSSSVLAYVNTLGPNAAGIFAQSVGGGGGNGGSSVASSSVSSSSSASGSSSSSTGSLSGSASGSETSASAGASGGNKGSQSGSDGGYSLAMSLGGGGGTGGAGGNVTVTNAYVIVTGVDLTGSTTMIAAGDHSSALFAQSVGGGGGNGGSSTTNSSASEASVALSIGGAGSGAGAGGTVGVTTQGTLYTVGYNSSAVFAQSVGGGGGSGGASSTTSGAGGTASIALGLGGSGSGGGAGGNVTVTVTAPASWSGVPTGITTLGDSSYGVFAQSVGGGGGAGGALVSAATAPSNSGGSGSSSSSASSTSTSTSANDGVALAMGLGGSGGGGGAGGAVQVTLDAQITTLGAHAAGLFAQSVGGGGGAGGASTVNASNSTYALAFGLGGSGSAGGIGGDVTATANEAISTQGVQAYGLLAQSVGGGGGAAGASTGGASGGTEASFDMALGGSAGTGQTGGTVTVTTADTISTTGAAAVALLAQSVGGGGGVGAASSSSLTSGSVTGTLTLAGTGGTGNDGGSVSVTAAGISTSGGAAFGILAQSIGGGGGVASVSTGSAMASGLATTLGGAGSGAGGTVTLSTSGAIATTGNAAIGILAQSIGGGGGVANAGASVTFAGPSTASNGGAVEVTLGGSLTTTGTNAVGVLAQSIGGGGGAAISDGQAASWTASGGTGTGGAVTVNVNGTISTTGAGAYGVIAQSVSNGGGLVMNGTSMELVNGSTAASGKVVVNLASSTAVSATGAGAVGVLMQGNGDPIINVAQGASVIGGVGGTAIVSDGTENFVNNDGWIATVDGGEGMAVITTGGYSAITNGGSLLGSLSLADGFLNSLVNLSTGTIYAGSSLDLGGPQAVLRNDGVLRRGTTTLGMTAIDGSLVQGATGSLVVRTDQISLGADQFTVSGTAQLAGAIVGRVYRPGLAMPGAFSVPFLTAADGISWSSLTAMGDTAILDFSLSGSSALLSLDTHIDFTPAGLSPDAQEVGETVAVIQTRGSSGLFQAIVPALLEIPTVDRLETSYQTLGGGAVSLVPQSMINATSAAMASVTDQMDNWRLRQRHAAPSITTGPAGRREADAAPYVWGAPIGSSTTGGGLSGTLLGITIGTDGELPDLPLLAGFAGNFSSTNLSADEYGASTSTAYGGFSAYGVYEMGQAYISAIATLGYGSADFERNLYGLGLNLATDADLDGTLLGGRVEVGYSFALGDTGATLTPFAAFQPMQLWLGSGTESFGALGAGLTYHDSTITALPVYLGVQFDSLWHGKDGTTYAPFVRAAWMHDFSPDRNVSRSFAEAPDLTFSGTPIPVVSDALDLHAGLKVNLGGNMSFSAGFDAQIGDGYSVLGASGSLRLRW, encoded by the coding sequence GTGGCGGCGAGCGTCGCCATCGGCGGCAGCGGAGCCTCGGGCGGCGATGGCGCCTCGGTGCAGGTGACGCAGAACGGCGCGATCCGCACCGGCTCCTCCGGCGCCTTCAGCGACCAGTCGGCCGGCATCATCGCGCAATCCATCGGCGGCTCGGGCGGCAATGGCGGATCGGCCGATGCGAATGCCGCCGCGACCACCGCCTCGGTGGCCCTCGCCATTGGTGGTGGCGGTGCATCCGGCGGCTCAGGCAATGGCGTGACCGTCAGCAGCAACCAGAATGGCGGGAACGGCATCACCACGATCGGCCTTCACGCCTCCGCGATCCTTGCCCAATCCATTGGCGGCGGCGGCGGCAATGGCGGCTGGACCCAGGCCACCGCCTCCAGCAATGATTACGCCGCTGGTCTTGCCATTGGTGGGTTTGGTGCGGGCGGCGGCGATGCCGGCACGGTCACCGTTAACAGCGGCGGCATGCTGCTGACCTATGGCGCGTTGTCCTATGGCATCCTCGCGCAATCCATCGGCGGCGGCGGCGGCAACGGCGGTGCGGCCTCGAGCACGACCGATGCCGGCGCCGGACAGGAGGTGCAGGGCGGCGTTACCTCGGTGGCGGGAGCCGGCGCCGGGCAGGACGCCAGCACGGTCAGTTCGGCCGTCTCGGGCAGTTCCGACAGCCAGCCGGAGAGCAGCGACGATGGGGCGGTCTCGGGCATCGCCGCCTCGGTGACGATCGGCGGTTTCGGCGGCCTTGGCGGCACCGGTGCCGCCGTCACCGTCACCAACACCGCGTCGATCCTCACCTATGGTGACCAAGCCAGCGGCATCCTCGCCCAATCCATCGGCGGCGGCGGCGGCAATGGTGGCGCGAGCAATGCCAATGCCAATGGCGATTCCTATGCCGCCTCGTTCAGCCTCGGTGGCGGCGCCGGAGATGGGGGAGACGGTGGCGGCGTCACGATCACCTCGTCCGGCTCGATTCAGACCTTCGGCCTGATGGCGGCGGGCCTCTTCGCCCAATCGGTGGGCGGCGGTGGCGGTAAGGGCGGCTCCTCGTCCAGCACGGCGAGCAGCGGTGGGCAGGCGGCGGTCAGCATGAACCTCGGTGCCTCCGGCGGCAGCGGCGGCGATGGCGGCGCGGTGAGCGTCTCCTCGTCCGTGCTGGCTTATGTGAACACCCTCGGGCCGAATGCGGCGGGTATTTTCGCCCAGTCGGTGGGCGGCGGCGGCGGCAATGGGGGCTCCAGCGTCGCCAGTTCCAGCGTGTCGTCCTCCAGCAGTGCCAGCGGGTCATCGTCCAGCTCGACCGGCAGCCTCTCGGGTTCCGCCAGCGGGAGCGAGACCTCGGCATCAGCCGGTGCGAGCGGGGGCAATAAGGGGAGCCAGTCGGGCAGCGATGGCGGCTATTCGCTGGCGATGAGCCTTGGCGGTGGCGGGGGCACGGGCGGCGCCGGCGGCAACGTCACGGTCACGAATGCCTATGTGATCGTCACTGGTGTCGACCTCACCGGCTCGACCACCATGATTGCCGCCGGCGACCATTCGTCCGCCCTCTTCGCACAGTCGGTGGGCGGCGGCGGCGGCAATGGCGGCTCCAGCACCACCAATTCCTCGGCGAGCGAAGCCAGCGTGGCGCTGTCGATCGGCGGAGCGGGATCGGGCGCCGGAGCCGGCGGCACGGTCGGTGTCACCACCCAGGGCACGCTCTACACGGTCGGCTACAATTCGAGCGCCGTCTTCGCCCAATCGGTCGGCGGCGGCGGCGGCTCCGGCGGCGCCTCGTCCACGACTTCGGGCGCGGGCGGCACGGCCTCCATCGCGCTCGGCCTTGGCGGCAGCGGCAGCGGCGGTGGCGCCGGCGGCAATGTCACCGTCACCGTCACGGCGCCGGCGAGCTGGAGCGGCGTTCCGACCGGCATCACCACGCTGGGTGACAGCTCCTATGGCGTGTTCGCGCAATCGGTGGGCGGCGGTGGTGGCGCGGGCGGCGCGCTGGTGTCGGCAGCGACGGCGCCGAGCAACAGCGGCGGCAGCGGCAGTAGCAGCAGCTCGGCCTCCAGCACCTCGACCTCCACCTCCGCCAATGACGGCGTGGCGCTGGCGATGGGGCTTGGCGGATCCGGCGGTGGCGGCGGCGCCGGCGGCGCGGTGCAGGTCACCTTGGATGCACAGATCACCACGCTCGGCGCTCATGCCGCCGGTCTGTTCGCGCAGTCCGTCGGCGGTGGCGGCGGCGCCGGCGGGGCGAGCACGGTGAATGCCAGCAACAGCACCTATGCCCTGGCCTTTGGCTTGGGTGGATCGGGGAGCGCGGGCGGGATCGGCGGTGACGTCACGGCGACGGCAAATGAGGCGATCTCGACCCAAGGCGTCCAGGCCTATGGCCTATTGGCGCAGTCCGTGGGCGGGGGCGGTGGAGCGGCCGGAGCCTCGACGGGCGGCGCCTCGGGCGGCACTGAGGCGTCCTTCGACATGGCGCTCGGCGGCAGCGCCGGCACCGGCCAGACCGGCGGTACGGTCACGGTAACTACCGCCGATACGATCAGCACCACGGGCGCGGCGGCGGTGGCGCTGCTCGCCCAGTCTGTCGGTGGCGGCGGCGGCGTTGGTGCCGCCAGCTCGTCCAGCCTGACCAGCGGCAGTGTGACGGGCACGCTGACGCTGGCGGGAACGGGCGGCACCGGCAATGATGGCGGCAGCGTCTCGGTCACGGCGGCGGGTATTTCGACCTCCGGCGGCGCGGCCTTCGGCATCCTCGCCCAGTCCATCGGCGGCGGTGGCGGTGTCGCCAGCGTCAGCACGGGCTCGGCCATGGCGAGCGGGCTCGCCACGACGCTCGGCGGGGCGGGCAGTGGAGCGGGCGGCACGGTCACCCTCTCCACCTCCGGGGCGATCGCCACCACGGGCAACGCGGCGATCGGGATCCTGGCGCAGAGCATCGGCGGCGGCGGCGGCGTGGCCAATGCGGGCGCCAGTGTCACCTTCGCCGGGCCGTCCACTGCGTCCAATGGCGGGGCGGTCGAGGTGACGCTCGGCGGATCGTTGACCACCACCGGCACCAATGCCGTCGGCGTTCTCGCCCAGTCCATCGGCGGCGGCGGCGGCGCAGCGATCTCCGACGGCCAGGCGGCGAGCTGGACCGCCTCGGGGGGCACGGGCACCGGCGGGGCCGTGACCGTCAATGTGAACGGCACCATCTCAACCACCGGCGCCGGTGCCTATGGCGTCATCGCGCAGTCCGTCAGCAATGGCGGCGGCCTCGTCATGAACGGCACCAGCATGGAGCTGGTGAACGGCAGCACGGCCGCCTCCGGCAAGGTGGTGGTCAATCTCGCGAGCAGCACGGCGGTCAGCGCCACAGGGGCCGGCGCCGTCGGCGTCCTGATGCAGGGCAACGGGGATCCGATCATCAATGTCGCGCAGGGCGCGAGCGTCATTGGCGGTGTCGGCGGCACCGCCATCGTCAGTGATGGCACCGAGAACTTCGTCAACAATGACGGCTGGATCGCCACGGTCGACGGCGGCGAGGGCATGGCCGTCATCACCACAGGAGGCTACAGCGCCATTACCAATGGCGGCAGCCTGCTCGGCAGCCTGTCCCTTGCCGATGGCTTCCTGAACAGCCTCGTCAATCTGTCCACCGGAACGATCTATGCCGGGTCGTCGCTCGACCTCGGGGGACCGCAAGCGGTCCTGCGCAACGACGGCGTGCTGCGCCGGGGCACCACCACCCTCGGCATGACGGCCATTGATGGGTCACTCGTTCAGGGCGCGACCGGCAGCCTGGTGGTGCGCACCGACCAGATCTCGCTCGGGGCCGACCAGTTCACCGTGAGCGGGACAGCGCAACTCGCGGGCGCCATCGTGGGCCGCGTCTACCGCCCCGGTCTCGCCATGCCCGGCGCCTTCTCCGTGCCCTTCCTCACCGCGGCGGACGGCATCAGCTGGTCCAGCCTGACCGCCATGGGCGATACGGCGATCCTCGACTTCTCGCTGTCCGGCTCCTCCGCGCTGCTGAGCCTCGACACCCATATCGATTTCACCCCCGCGGGTCTGTCACCGGATGCGCAGGAGGTCGGCGAGACTGTCGCCGTCATCCAGACCCGTGGCTCGTCCGGGCTGTTCCAGGCCATCGTCCCGGCGCTGCTGGAAATCCCGACCGTCGACCGCCTCGAGACCTCCTATCAGACGCTCGGTGGCGGCGCGGTCTCGCTGGTGCCCCAGAGCATGATCAACGCGACATCGGCGGCGATGGCGAGCGTCACCGACCAGATGGACAATTGGCGCCTACGCCAGCGTCACGCGGCCCCGTCGATCACGACCGGCCCGGCGGGCCGCCGTGAAGCCGATGCGGCGCCGTATGTCTGGGGCGCCCCCATCGGCAGCTCGACCACCGGTGGCGGGCTCTCGGGCACCTTGCTCGGCATCACCATCGGCACGGATGGGGAACTGCCGGACCTGCCCCTTCTGGCGGGTTTCGCCGGCAATTTCTCCTCCACCAACCTGTCGGCGGATGAGTACGGCGCCAGCACATCAACCGCCTATGGCGGGTTCAGCGCCTATGGCGTCTACGAGATGGGACAGGCCTATATCTCCGCGATCGCCACGCTCGGCTATGGCAGCGCCGATTTCGAGCGCAACCTGTATGGTCTCGGTCTCAACCTCGCGACCGACGCGGATCTCGACGGCACGCTTCTCGGTGGCCGGGTTGAGGTCGGCTACAGCTTCGCGCTTGGCGACACCGGCGCGACCCTCACCCCCTTCGCCGCCTTCCAGCCGATGCAACTCTGGCTGGGATCAGGCACGGAGAGCTTCGGGGCACTGGGGGCCGGCCTGACCTACCATGACAGCACGATCACCGCGCTGCCGGTCTATCTGGGCGTGCAGTTCGACAGCCTGTGGCACGGAAAGGACGGCACGACCTACGCGCCGTTCGTGCGCGCTGCGTGGATGCATGACTTCAGCCCCGATCGTAACGTCTCGCGCAGCTTCGCCGAAGCGCCGGATCTGACCTTCTCCGGAACGCCGATCCCGGTTGTCAGCGACGCGCTCGATCTTCATGCGGGGCTTAAGGTCAATCTCGGCGGCAATATGAGCTTCTCCGCCGGTTTCGACGCCCAGATTGGCGACGGCTATTCCGTCCTCGGCGCCAGCGGCAGCTTGCGTCTCAGGTGGTGA
- a CDS encoding ABC transporter ATP-binding protein: MTYQRLMRSAGPQAARLRASLSALLVAGVLQGLALACLLPLFKGLLSEPESGHPLMWLVVMLALAGVSAGLRWWAQGFDYDGHMANATHRLRQQLGAQLRRMPLERLRDRRAGEVHATVLGNVDEHLNHVLTIANLITVAVITPLVAALVTLAYDWRMGLLLLGLVPLIVPLYRWQRGHFSRDMRALAQAHRALNADIVDYVQGLPAMRAFRCTGERAEALQHSLATLERLQVATHRRGKGPNIIIASLIELGFLAITMAGLFWVVQGTLEPALLAAVMVVAARSAEPLATFVSYTMMIEVIEAGLERIEEILAEPALPQLAPARRPETSAISFQNVRFRYAQAATDAIRDISLELPARSLTALVGPSGSGKSTLARLLMRHADPQAGRILIGGVDLRAMEPATLNSRVTAVFQDVHLFDDTVAANIRFGRPGATMAEVEAAAAAAQCLDFIARLPRGWDTRLGDYGGRLSGGERQRLSIARALLKDAPIVILDEPTAALDAASQMAVQRAIDALVDERTVIVIAHRLSTILGADHIVVVEDGRIIESGTHARLLAQGGRYQCMWVAQQQAKRWRAMPAGPTTP; encoded by the coding sequence GTGACCTACCAACGCCTGATGCGCAGCGCCGGTCCGCAGGCGGCGCGGCTGCGGGCAAGTCTCAGCGCCCTTCTGGTGGCCGGGGTGCTTCAAGGTCTTGCACTGGCCTGCCTGCTGCCGCTGTTCAAGGGGCTGCTTTCAGAACCGGAATCTGGCCATCCTTTGATGTGGCTTGTCGTCATGCTCGCCCTCGCCGGGGTGTCGGCCGGGCTGCGCTGGTGGGCTCAAGGCTTCGACTATGATGGCCACATGGCAAATGCCACGCATCGGCTGCGCCAGCAGCTCGGCGCCCAGTTACGCCGCATGCCGCTGGAGCGCCTGCGCGACCGGCGCGCGGGCGAGGTACATGCCACGGTGCTCGGCAACGTGGACGAGCACCTGAACCACGTCCTGACCATCGCCAATCTCATCACCGTCGCCGTGATCACGCCGCTGGTCGCCGCTCTGGTGACGCTCGCTTATGACTGGCGCATGGGCCTGCTGCTGCTGGGCCTCGTTCCCCTCATCGTGCCTCTCTACCGCTGGCAGCGCGGGCATTTCAGTCGGGACATGCGGGCTCTGGCGCAAGCGCACCGCGCGCTCAACGCCGACATTGTCGACTATGTGCAGGGCCTGCCCGCGATGCGGGCTTTCCGCTGCACCGGCGAAAGGGCGGAGGCGCTCCAGCACAGCCTTGCGACACTTGAGCGCCTTCAGGTGGCCACGCATCGCCGGGGCAAGGGCCCGAACATCATTATCGCAAGCCTCATCGAGCTTGGCTTCCTCGCCATCACCATGGCGGGCCTATTCTGGGTCGTGCAGGGCACGCTGGAACCGGCGCTGCTGGCGGCCGTGATGGTCGTCGCGGCGCGCTCCGCCGAACCGCTCGCCACCTTCGTGTCCTACACGATGATGATCGAGGTCATTGAGGCCGGACTTGAGCGTATTGAGGAGATCCTTGCTGAACCGGCCCTGCCGCAGCTCGCGCCTGCACGGCGGCCGGAGACCAGTGCTATCAGCTTCCAGAATGTGCGCTTTCGTTATGCGCAGGCCGCGACGGACGCGATCCGCGACATCAGCCTTGAACTGCCCGCTCGCAGCCTGACGGCGCTGGTTGGGCCCTCCGGCTCCGGCAAGAGCACGCTGGCGCGGCTGCTGATGCGTCATGCCGACCCGCAAGCGGGGCGTATCCTCATCGGCGGCGTGGATCTGCGCGCGATGGAGCCGGCCACGCTGAACAGTCGGGTCACCGCCGTCTTTCAGGACGTTCACCTGTTCGACGACACGGTCGCCGCCAATATCCGCTTCGGCCGGCCGGGCGCGACCATGGCCGAAGTCGAGGCCGCGGCGGCGGCGGCGCAATGCCTCGACTTCATCGCGCGCCTGCCGCGGGGCTGGGACACGCGGCTGGGCGATTATGGCGGACGCCTGTCCGGCGGGGAGCGACAGCGCCTCTCCATCGCCCGCGCCCTGCTGAAGGATGCTCCCATCGTCATTCTCGACGAGCCGACGGCCGCGCTCGACGCCGCCAGCCAGATGGCGGTGCAACGTGCCATCGACGCGCTGGTGGACGAGCGGACCGTGATCGTGATTGCCCATCGCCTGTCCACCATCCTGGGTGCGGACCATATCGTCGTGGTCGAGGACGGCCGCATTATCGAAAGCGGCACCCATGCGCGATTATTGGCGCAGGGTGGACGCTACCAGTGCATGTGGGTGGCGCAGCAACAGGCGAAGCGCTGGCGGGCAATGCCGGCCGGTCCGACCACGCCATGA